One window of the Lytechinus pictus isolate F3 Inbred chromosome 5, Lp3.0, whole genome shotgun sequence genome contains the following:
- the LOC129262020 gene encoding uncharacterized protein LOC129262020 yields MRQVAQALGWGGVFRAFLTLVVVPNLTADGLPLNPSRNYRTLDETSRTTDKTNDWNKSPEILGRVFTMQDDPASKGLGQSIADRSVIEEGNSLGIVATSWSVNRDDSHVMDELPTKILNKSTHNLMRSEKRTLLSELNMKTNLLSLVESLMAQRKGVQTYLQRSRRKRSRTALRFRRRLGTDEQTSANISILITTYQGLNLSSPSSSTINDSNSSGGANSSSESSWPSSLSWSSASSTYLEDDIHVNRTNSVPYNLDNRRLLRNRSSHFNISNFLRNTRCRVNISDLAPESNDTSRSRTRRGVVSEGCQVLNVNHGYIRVDQTGLVTTTWDGTDINSK; encoded by the coding sequence ATGCGTCAGGTGGCTCAAGCCCTCGGGTGGGGAGGTGTTTTCCGGGCTTTCTTAACCCTCGTGGTGGTACCAAACCTTACCGCCGATGGGTTGCCACTGAACCCTAGCCGCAACTACAGAACTCTTGACGAGACATCTCGGACAACAGATAAAACGAACGATTGGAACAAATCTCCGGAGATTTTGGGAAGGGTCTTTACAATGCAAGATGACCCAGCTTCGAAAGGCCTGGGCCAATCGATTGCAGATCGTAGTGTCATTGAAGAAGGTAATTCCTTGGGGATTGTAGCGACATCATGGTCAGTGAACAGGGACGATAGCCATGTCATGGATGAACTACCGACTAAAATACTGAACAAATCAACTCATAATCTGATGAGGAGTGAAAAACGGACGTTATTATCTGAATTGAACATGAAGACGAACTTGCTGTCTCTCGTCGAATCACTCATGGCGCAGAGGAAGGGCGTCCAGACTTATCTTCAAAGAAGTAGGAGGAAAAGAAGTCGGACAGCTCTGCGGTTCAGGCGGCGGTTGGGAACAGATGAACAAACCAGTGCTAACATTTCTATTTTAATTACAACTTATCAGGGATTAAATTTATCATCGCCTTCATCATCAACAATCAATGACTCGAACAGTTCGGGTGGTGCCAATTCGTCATCAGAATCGTCGTGGCCGTCGTCGTTGTCATGGTCATCCGCGTCGTCGACGTACCTGGAAGACGATATTCATGTTAATAGAACAAACAGTGTGCCTTACAACTTGGACAATCGTAGGTTGCTTAGAAACAGATCAAGCCATTTCAATATCAGCAACTTTTTACGCAACACGAGATGTCGTGTGAACATTAGCGACTTGGCGCCAGAGAGCAATGACACATCTCGAAGTCGGACTAGAAGAGGAGTGGTGTCTGAAGGTTGTCAAGTACTTAATGTTAATCATGGTTACATCAGGGTTGATCAAACTGGCCTTGTTACAACAACTTGGGATGGGACTGATATAAACAGTAAGTGA